The Longimicrobium sp. sequence CCCTGGGCGGCATCGTCGCCAACCTGAACGTCGACGGCGGCAACCTGCTGGGCCGCTCCACCGACTTCCGCGTGCTGGGCGAGAACAAGAGCACGCTGGGGCCCGGCTTCGCGCGGTTCGTGGCGGGGCAGGGATGGCGCACCGCGCCCGACGAGCACCCGGAGCGCGGCTACTTCTACCGCTCGGACCACTTCTCCTTCGCCAAGGCGGGCATTCCCGCCATCTCCATCGCCGCGGGAACGGAGTACGAGGGCAAGCCGGCGGGGTGGGGAACGCAGCAGCAGGAGGCGTACACCGCGCGCTGCTATCACCAGCCCTGCGACGAGTACCGCGCCGACTTCGACCTGACGGGCGCCGTGCAGCTCTCCGAGGCTGTGCTGAGCTACGCCCTGCAGATCGCCAACGGCAGCGAGATGCCCGAGTGGAGCCCGGACGCGGAGTTCCGGCGGCCGTCGTCGCGATAGGCCGGCAGGTACGGAACCACGTGGTACGGCAGTGCTTCCCCCATGGAGGCGCTGCCGTGTTCTACCGAGCTACAGGAGATGTGGATGAGAGGGATGCGATGGATTCTGCTCGTGGCGGGGCTTCTGCTGGCGCCGATGGTCTCGGCGGCGCAGGAAACGCCGGAGCAGGTGGTGCAGCGCTACTTCGAGACGTTCAGGAGCGGCGACTTCGCCGCGAACGCCGCGATGATGGACCCCGCCGCGCTGGCCGAGCTGAAGACGGCGATGGTCGGCGTCGCCGACGCCACCGGGGTGTCCGCGGATGAAACGCAGGCCCACCTGCGCGAGACCTTCGGCGTGCAGAACACGGCCGAGCTTCGCGCGCTGGAGCCGGCGGTGCTGTACGAGCGGATGCTGCGGTCCGTGCTGGGACAGGGCGAGATGCGCGAGGTGCTGTCGGGCGCGCGGGTGAACGCGCTGGGCCACGTGCTGGAGGGCGACACCGCCCACGTGGTCTACCGCATGAGCATGCAGGTGATGGGGAACAGCATCGACCAGGTGCAGGTGGCACCCGTGCGCCGGGTGGACGGGCGGTGGCGGGTACTGCTCACCGGCAGCTTCGCGGCGATGATCAACGCCATGCCGGCCGCTGGAATCGAGCCCTGATGGTGATGCAGCCGCTTCACGAGGCCGAGCTGGCCGGGGGCACCACGGGGGAGCTGGCCGACCTCGCCGTCCAGGCGGTGGAGACGGCCGCGCTGGACATGGGGTTGAACCCGCTGCTCTTCGCCCGGGAGCTGGCCCAGGGAGAGATCGGGCTGCTCGTGTCGTACCTGCGCGCGGCCTCGGCCCACGTGAACGACCTGGACCTGCACGACCGCATCGACCGGCTGCTTCACCGGCTGACGGAGTGGACCCAGGACGCGGAGTAGAACCAGCGCCGAGTCAATGTCACGGCGCTACATTGCGCGCCTGTGGCGGAAAAAGAAAAGGCGGGACGAGAAGCTGCTCGTCCCGCCTTCCTTTCATTCCGCCGCCGGCCGCTCCGATTTCTTCTTTTCCAGCGCTCGCGCGTATTTCCGGAAGCCGTCCACCACGTCGTCCGCGTACGCGAACATGTTGCCGACGGCTACCTCCGCTTCCTTGGGCAGCGCCATCTCCAGCAGCTCGATGGCGCGCCGGATGGCCTTGGCGCGCGCGTGGCTGGCGCCCTGCTCGGCGCGGATCCGGCGCTGCCGCTTCCGCGGAACAGCGCCTCCTTCCAGGACGGCGCGGCCGCTATCCGTCACCATCACACGGCCGTTGTGCTCTTCGATGCAGTCGCGCGACTTGAGGGCGCGCACGATGCGTCCGTCCAGGTCAGCAGCCGAAACGGGGCTGGCCTGTCGGTGCAGGTAGCGAAGAAGATCGACCTGTTTGTCGTTCAAAGCCTGGGACATGACGGAAAAATGTTGCTGCGCACTCGATCCCGCAAGCCCCGTCTGCAAACTCCGCGCATTCGCTCGCTTTTCGCCAATCGATTTATCTTTGTAACGGTACAGCAATTTGCGACAACATGCACCCGCGCGCAGGCACTCAAACAGATATACGGAAAAAACGCGGCCCGGAAACTGGCTCCGGACCGCGATCTTTCTGTCGACTCCTACTCCGCGTCGAACGCGCCTGCTTCAGTCTCCGCGCATTTCCGCTGGATCGATCCCCTCGCGCAGGCACCACTCGCGGTAGACGGAGGGAAGGATCTCGGACGGCTTGATCTCGCTGCGTCCGCCCCAGAAGACGTTGGTGTAGCCGAGCGGAATGCCGGCTTCTTCCAGGTGCCGGTCGATGGCGGCCTTGTGGGCCAGCACCAGCTCCTTGTCCGTCCCGTGCGCCACGCCCATCACGTTCACGTCGCCGAACTCGGGGCCGCCCTCGCGCCAGTAGGCGTGCGTCATCACGTAGTGCCGGCCCACCTCGCGCCCGGCGTCCATCTCGCGTCCCGGCGGCACCTTCCAGTGGAACAGCGCGTTGTACCGCGTCACCCGCGTTCCCGCCGCGGACGGCTTCACGTGCTCCAGGAAGGTGCTGAACCGGCCGACCACGCCGCGCTCGTTCAGTCCCCGGGCCACCTCCAGAAACGTCTCCAGCGGCACCCCGGCCTCCGCCGCGCGCGGGGCCCACGGGTCGGCGGAAATTTCTTCGACGGCGAACTCGCGCTTCAGCGGCCCCAGCACCTGCCATTCCAGCTCCGAGAGCTCCACCATGGCGGTGTTCTGCACCGCGCCGGGCTCGTCGCTGCGCGCGCCGGGCTCCATTCCACGGCGGCGGACGTGGCCCACGCCCAGGGTGAAGAGCGCCCTGGCCGGGAGCAGCTTGTACGCTTCGGCCCCGACCTTCTGGCGAAGGTACTCGGCGTGCTTCTGCAGCGAGAAGCCCTGGGGCACCTTGAGGGTGGTCCACAGGCGGTACTTGCTGCCAGTAGTTTCGGCGTCGGTGGAGCGGACGACCACGTGGCCGCTGAACGGGTCCTGCTGGAACATGTAGTTGAAGGCGGCGTCCAGCTTTTCGGGCGCCACGTTCCACGCCACCAGCGCGCCGGGCGCCAGGTTGGTGGCCAGCATGGTCTGGCGCACGCGGCGGATGACGCCCGCGGCCAGCATGGCGCGCACGCGCTCGATCACCGTCTCCAGGTCCACGCCCGAAAGCCGGCTGATCTCGTGGAACGGCTGGGCCTGGAAGCCCTGGATGCGGTCCTCGGAAACGGCGAGAATGCGCGCGTTCACCGGGTCGGTGGTTTCCACCGGCACGGTACCGGTCGCTGCCTCGTTCGAGTTATCGGTCATCAGCTGCTCGATTCGTATTTTGTCATCCACGCCGGCACCGAGTCATCCTAAGCCCGGCCAGCCCCCCGACCACCGTCCACGCGGGCACCCTGTCATCCTGAGGCCCAGGCGCACCCTAATCGCCCGTACACCCTGCTGCGCGGGCCGAAGGATCTTGCCGCGGATACGTACCAGCCCGGGCGCGGCAGCGGTCACGGAAGCATTGGCCTCGGCTCCGCTGGGGCCCTCACCCGTCCTCGCCCAGGCTCGTCCACCCTCTCCCACAAACAGCGTGGGAGAGGGGGTACACTTCAGGCTCTGGTGCGTGGGCTGGCTGCTACGCGGAACTTCAGCCCGGAGTGCGCCCCCGCACGGGCGAATGAATTCGCTGCAACGACCACACGAAGTCTGCCTTCGCAGACTGGCCTGCCCGGGTGTGGGTCGAAGCCCGGGGCGCGCCCGGAAGGTGGTGCAGTTCTCCCCCTCTCCCGCTTGCGGGAGAGGGGGCCGGGGGGAGAGGGCAGCCGGGGCCCGCACGGTCCTCTCCGAAGCGCTCCGACCTGCGGTGCGCCTCCCGCACGGGCGAATGAATTCGCTGCAACGACCACACGATGTCCACCTTCGTGGACTGCCTTGCTCTCGTGCTTCCGCCGCGGTGTGGCGCGCCCTGACTGTGTGGCGGATCCCTCAGTCGCTGCCGGCTAAGGCGTGCGGGCGGGTCCGTCGTGGCCGCTCCATCGGGATGACATTCCGTGGGTGGCGATCGGTCCGCAGGGGAACCGCGAGCCTTAGCCCTCGCCCGCGCCGGTGCCCGCGGCGGGCGCGTCCTCCCGCAGGGTGACCTTGTACACCTCGGGCGGGGCGTTGGGCTTCACGCGAACCGACTTGGCCGGAATGCCAACGTTCACGTGGTACGGCCGCACGTTCTTGGTCGCCACGGCCATCGCGCCCACCATGGCGTTCGTGCCGACGTGCGTGCCGGCCAGCACGGTGGCGTGATAGGTGATGCGCACGTCGTCGGCGATCACCGTCTTCAGGTTGCTCACGTCCACCTGGTCGACGATGGAGTGCGTGTGCGAGTAGATGTTCGCGAAGTCGCTGATGGACACCCGGTCGCCCAGCACGATGCCGCCGCGGTCGTCCAGCAGCACGTTGCGGTGCACCACCACGTCGTCGCCCACCTCCAGGTTGTACCCGTAGCTGAACTCCACATTGTGGAAGCACTTGAAGTTGCGGCCCACGCGCTTGAAGATGAACGGCGCCAGCGTCCGCCGGAACTGCACGCCCAGGTGCACGTTGCCGCCCAGCGGGCTGCGGTCGAACATCTGCCACATCCACAGCAGCGGCTTGCGCGCCTGGAACGCCTCGTCGTCGATCTCGGCGTAGTATTCCGGCTCCAGCGTCACGTTGCGTGCGTCCATCTGCGCCAGCCCCGCCCGCACGGCGAGCGGCAGCGTCGCGGGATCGCGGTCCAGCATGCCGGGATAGAAGAGCGCCGTCAGCGTGCGGCGGCACAGCTCCCAGCGGTCGTCGCCGCGCTCCAGGCCCGTGCGGATCTCCTCCAGCCACTCCGCGTACAGCGCCGTGGCGTCGGCCGCGGGCTCCAGCTTTCTCAGGGGATATCGGGGCATCGTCAGAGCGCGTCGTTCGGTCGGTGCGTGCGGCGCGGAGTGTGCGCCATGGTGCCCCAAAGGTAATCCCGGCCCGTGCGCGCCCGCAAACCTGCCGGCATTGCCGGGGGGCGTGCGCCGGAACAGATTCGGTGATCCGAAACCCCGGCGGGCGCCAGTGCGTATCGGTGTGGATCGGCCTCCACACGTAAGGGCCGGCGGCGCGGCACGACCAATGCGCGTCTCCGGTCCGTCCAACTGAACCGCAACCGCCAATGTCCGTGATGCACGACGTTCTGCGCGACCGCGTGATGCGGCACCTGGAGGCGCTTCCCGAAGCGCAGCTGTACCAGGCGCTGGACTACATCGAGTTCCTGTCGTCCAAGTACAACCGCTCCGTGCGGCAGCCGGGGGGCATCCAACGCTTCGGTGAGGTACTGGAAGACAAGATGCGGCAGCAGGGGCTGGCGTTCGGCACCATCCGCGGCGCGCTGAGCGTGGTGGGGACGGCCGGCAAGGTGGTGTCCGGGATCACCGACGCGGGGCGCTCCGTCGTCCGCGAGGTGGAGAACCTGGTGACGCCCGCGCCGGAGCCGCCGCCGCCCTCCGCCCTTCCGCCGGCCGCGCATCCCACCTCCGCCGCGCCCAACCCGGCGCCCGCGCAGGGCGGGGGATGGTTCGACACGGCGGGGCGTATGGTGTCGGGGATCACCGAGGCGGGCCGGACGATGTGGAACGAGGTGAGCGCGCCGCCGCCTCCCGCGCAGAACGGCGGCCCGGCGCAGCCCGACCCGGTACGGCAGCCGGACGGCGACCCGGGTCCGCCGCGCATTCCGTAAGCAGGACGCCTTACCCCAACCCGGAGGGCACGTGCAGTACAGCGACGACGATCCCCAGCCGCACGGCGGCGAGCACGACGACGACCTGGTGGGCCCGCGCCGCGGCGCCACGTCGCGCGGCTCCGAGGGCGGAGGCGCGATGTCCGGGGGCCAGGGCGCCTCGGGCGCGCAGCACTCCGGCGGGCCGTGGGAGCCGGCGGAGGGCGACGAGGACCTGATCGGCCCGCGCAGGCGCTCGCGGTTTTCGCTGGACGACGACGCGGCCGACGAGCCGCCGGTGCGCCGCCCCGCTCGATCCCCTCGTTCAGGCAGTGGCGGGGGAGACCCGGCGCAGGTGGCCCTGAGCGTCGTGCGCGAGCTGCCCAGCTTCCTTCGCCTGCTGATGGGGCTGGCGCGCGATCGCCGCGTATCGATCGTGGACAAGGCGCTCGTGGGCGCAGCCGTCGCCTACTTCTTCGTTCCCGAAGACGCCATCCCCGACTTCGCCGCCCCGTTCATCGGGCAGGTGGACGACGTCATCGTTCTCGGCGTGGCGCTGGGGCGCCT is a genomic window containing:
- a CDS encoding acyltransferase; the protein is MPRYPLRKLEPAADATALYAEWLEEIRTGLERGDDRWELCRRTLTALFYPGMLDRDPATLPLAVRAGLAQMDARNVTLEPEYYAEIDDEAFQARKPLLWMWQMFDRSPLGGNVHLGVQFRRTLAPFIFKRVGRNFKCFHNVEFSYGYNLEVGDDVVVHRNVLLDDRGGIVLGDRVSISDFANIYSHTHSIVDQVDVSNLKTVIADDVRITYHATVLAGTHVGTNAMVGAMAVATKNVRPYHVNVGIPAKSVRVKPNAPPEVYKVTLREDAPAAGTGAGEG
- a CDS encoding YkvA family protein, with protein sequence MQYSDDDPQPHGGEHDDDLVGPRRGATSRGSEGGGAMSGGQGASGAQHSGGPWEPAEGDEDLIGPRRRSRFSLDDDAADEPPVRRPARSPRSGSGGGDPAQVALSVVRELPSFLRLLMGLARDRRVSIVDKALVGAAVAYFFVPEDAIPDFAAPFIGQVDDVIVLGVALGRLLSNAGSEVLLDHWHGDMETLEQAMSVLDRASGALPGALRNLIGAR
- a CDS encoding M28 family peptidase; the protein is LGGIVANLNVDGGNLLGRSTDFRVLGENKSTLGPGFARFVAGQGWRTAPDEHPERGYFYRSDHFSFAKAGIPAISIAAGTEYEGKPAGWGTQQQEAYTARCYHQPCDEYRADFDLTGAVQLSEAVLSYALQIANGSEMPEWSPDAEFRRPSSR